One Echinicola strongylocentroti DNA window includes the following coding sequences:
- a CDS encoding NUDIX hydrolase has translation MNREELKKALKSYRTPFEEEKLFVRDFIQLTDDPLAFLRDRKEGHFTASAWIVNKTRTHALLTHHKKLNRWLQLGGHADGNENLLEVAMNEAREESGLISLKLVDRGIFDIDKHVIPANSKDQQHYHYDVRFLIEAAMDEPLTISEESKDLAWVSYETVPDVVKANDSILRMLEKTSKSEIVC, from the coding sequence ATGAATAGAGAAGAACTTAAGAAAGCATTGAAAAGCTACCGGACACCATTTGAGGAAGAAAAATTGTTTGTTCGAGACTTCATCCAGTTGACCGATGATCCGTTGGCCTTTCTTAGAGACCGGAAGGAGGGGCATTTTACCGCTTCCGCTTGGATAGTTAACAAAACACGGACACATGCATTGCTCACCCATCACAAGAAGCTAAATCGTTGGTTGCAGCTGGGAGGACATGCGGATGGCAATGAGAACCTACTAGAGGTGGCCATGAACGAGGCTCGGGAAGAAAGCGGGTTGATTTCCCTAAAACTGGTGGACAGAGGGATTTTTGACATCGATAAGCATGTCATTCCTGCTAATAGTAAAGACCAGCAGCATTATCACTATGATGTGAGGTTTTTGATTGAGGCTGCTATGGATGAGCCGCTCACGATCAGTGAAGAAAGCAAGGACCTGGCATGGGTAAGTTATGAGACGGTTCCAGATGTGGTCAAGGCCAATGATTCTATTTTGCGGATGCTTGAAAAAACCAGCAAATCAGAGATTGTCTGCTGA
- a CDS encoding tetratricopeptide repeat protein, whose protein sequence is MVGLLWGCSPSEQELYDAGIKEMRLEKFKEAITYFDRVIEKNPANTEAHNAKGVAFFEQGKWDEAIVNFQLAMEKDSTSYKPYLNLGNAYLEKKVFKEAVINYNMASALDPNQTDIYYNRGLALLGMEEYEDAILDFDNALQVDPNQALVHFNRAKALLGNNNPLEAINALQRAVALDDQNGAAFYLLGVTEMSALSKTEEGCMHLKTALGLGYTDAKEWIDEFCETESES, encoded by the coding sequence ATGGTTGGTTTGCTATGGGGATGTTCTCCCTCAGAGCAGGAGCTATACGATGCCGGAATTAAGGAAATGCGATTAGAGAAATTTAAAGAAGCGATTACCTATTTTGATCGGGTAATCGAAAAAAATCCAGCCAACACAGAAGCCCATAATGCCAAAGGAGTAGCATTTTTTGAACAAGGAAAATGGGATGAGGCCATCGTTAATTTCCAACTAGCGATGGAAAAGGATTCTACTTCATATAAACCCTACCTAAACCTCGGAAATGCCTATTTAGAAAAGAAGGTTTTCAAAGAGGCGGTGATCAATTATAACATGGCAAGTGCACTTGATCCCAATCAGACGGATATTTATTATAACCGTGGCTTGGCGCTGCTAGGGATGGAGGAATATGAAGACGCTATTTTGGACTTTGATAATGCGCTTCAGGTAGACCCCAATCAGGCGTTGGTGCACTTTAATCGTGCAAAAGCGCTATTGGGCAATAACAATCCGCTGGAAGCCATCAATGCGCTGCAGCGAGCAGTAGCACTGGATGATCAAAATGGCGCGGCTTTTTACCTTTTGGGAGTGACCGAAATGAGTGCCCTAAGTAAGACAGAGGAAGGCTGTATGCACCTTAAGACTGCTTTAGGTTTAGGATATACAGATGCTAAAGAGTGGATTGACGAGTTTTGTGAGACAGAATCGGAATCTTAA